From the genome of Labrus bergylta chromosome 4, fLabBer1.1, whole genome shotgun sequence, one region includes:
- the dcaf8 gene encoding DDB1- and CUL4-associated factor 8, whose protein sequence is MAEADGKSTVLNGGSEEKEPGEDQHKEEEDTSGSREGQTHDAPKETGEASGDKPGEEGEAGENREGEAEDDTDSMDGSGLYSLTEDGDRESEGGRRERAKDKDGGKRAARKRNRPGGGGGGSNHSSSSDDDEDEDEDEDQKDDEDDDDDDDEAMEAWLGAELQDLRGPIWRAVPSLCSREIGRDSHQFVRRVCGARGLVQRLELQGRLEKHTGCVNTLHFNPSGTRLASGSDDLRVVIWDWAIRKAELEFDSGHKSNVFQAKFLPHSGDSTLAMCARDGQIRVAELSATQRCKNTKRVAQHKGAAHKLALEPDSPCYFLSAGEDAVVFGIDLRLDRPANKLVVVKEGDKKVGLYTIFVNPAKTHQFAVGGRDQYVRIYDQRKINENDNNGVLKKFCPSHLVSSESKTNITCLVYSHDGTELLASYNDEDIYLFDSNHSDGADYRKRYKGHRNNATVKGVNFYGPCSEFVVSGSDCGHIYLWDKYSARIVQFMEGDKGGVVNCLEPHPHLPGIATSGLDHDVKLWAPTAEIPTGLKGLKEVMKKNKRERDEDSVRHGDQYDTQLLWFLMRHMRNRRPARPRGAENDTDDSWSSPESSDEEEGGPDHVQCMSS, encoded by the exons ATGGCTGAGGCTGACGGCAAATCCACTGTGCTGAACG GGGGCTCAGAGGAAAAAGAACCAGGAGAAGATCAacacaaggaggaggaagacaccTCTGGAAGCAGAGAGGGACAAACACATGATG CTCCCAAAGAAACAGGGGAGGCGTCTGGAGACAAGCCGGGCGAGGAAGGAGAGGCGGGggagaacagagagggagaggcggAGGATGACACCGACAGCATGGATGGCAGCGGTCTTTACTCGCTGACTGAGGATGGAgatagagagagcgagggaggcaGACGAGAGCGCGCAAAGGACAAAGACGGTGGGAAAAGGGCCGCTAGAAAGAGGAACAGAcccggcggcggcggcggcggcagtAATCACTCCAGCAGCTCAGATGAcgacgaggacgaggacgaaGATGAAGATCAGAAAGACGACGAAgatgacgacgacgacgacgatgaGGCCATGGAGGCGTGGTTGGGAGCGGAACTCCAGGATCTGCGCGGCCCCATATGGCGGGCGGTACCCTCGCTTTGCTCCAGAGAGATCGGCAGGGACTCGCACCAGTTTGTGAGGCGCGTGTGCGGAGCCCGCGGCCTCGTGCAGAGGCTGGAGCTTCAGGGTCGTCTGGAGAAGCACACGGGCTGCGTCAACACATTGCACTTCAACCCCTCGGGCACACGCTTGGCTTCAGGCAGCGATGACCTGCGAGTGGTGATCTGGGACTGGGCTATCCGCAAAGCTGAGCTGGAGTTTGACAGCGGCCACAAGAGCAATGTCTTTCAG GCAAAGTTCCTGCCTCACAGTGGAGACTCCACCTTGGCCATGTGTGCCCGAGACGGTCAGATCAGAGTGGCAGAGCTCTCTGCCACACAGCGCTGCAAGAACACCAAACGTGTAGCACAGCATAAAGGGGCAGCACACAAG CTCGCTCTTGAGCCGGATTCCCCCTGCTACTTTCTGTCGGCTGGAGAGGACGCCGTGGTGTTTGGTATTGACCTGCGTCTAGACCGTCCTGCTAA CAAACTGGTGGTTGTGAAGGAGGGTGATAAAAAAGTTGGGCTGTACACCATCTTTGTCAACCCAGCTAAGACACACCAGTTTGCTGTGGGAGGCAGAGATCAGTATGTGAG GATCTACGACCAGAGGAAGATAAATGAGAACGATAACAATGGCGTGCTCAAAAAGTTTTGTCCTTCTCATCTGGTATCCAGTGAATCCAAAACCAACATAACCTGCCTTGTGTACAGTCACGATGGCACAG aGCTCCTTGCCAGCTACAATGATGAAGACATCTACCTGTTTGACTCCAACCACAGTGATGGCGCTGACTACCGCAAGAGATACAAGGGACACCGCAATAATGCCACAG tgaAGGGAGTGAACTTCTATGGTCCGTGCAGTGAGTTTGTGGTCAGTGGAAGCGACTGTGGACACATCTACCTGTGGGACAAGTACTCTGCACGCATTGTCCAGTTTATGGAGGGAGACAAAGGAGGAGTG GTGAACTGCctggagccacatccacatctTCCAGGTATCGCCACCAGTGGGCTGGACCACGACGTCAAACTGTGGGCGCCCACAGCTGAAATCCCCACAGGACTCAAGGGTCTGAAAGAG gtgatgaagaaaaacaagcgGGAGCGCGACGAGGACAGCGTGCGCCACGGTGACCAGTATGACACCCAGCTGCTGTGGTTCCTGATGAGACACATGAGGAACAGACGGCCAGCGAGG CCCCGGGGTGCAGAAAATGACACGGATGATTCTTGGAGCTCCCCTGAATCCTCtgatgaggaggaaggaggtCCAGACCATGTCCAGTGCATGTCGTCCTGa